ACCAGCATAGAGCATTGGCTTTTCAAATTGGTTTCCAGTATATTCACAATAAGGCCCTTCAATCTCCTTGCATGTCTTGAAACCAATAGCATCACAATCACTAAATGACCTTAGATGGCGTTCCGCGAATGAAATACCACTTCCATAATCCATTGTTGTTACAGCAGCTAATCCTTGAGCTTCAAACATGCGTACCTTTATACTTGAAGATGGAAAACCTTTTGGAGGCTTGAGGAGATCAAGCCCGGTTAAACCTCTTTCAAGAATTTTCCTTGCAGGGCTAAGAAGATAGCCAATAGTTCCAGAGCTAATGATGCAATAGAGCACGGACTTTATGCCTAGCTTGCGAGTAAAAGCTGGCATCCAACAAGTGAAATCAAAGAAGACAAAATGGGGTTTGAGTTCACGAAGGTAAGCTTCAATATCTGGTTCTGTGCGATCCATGGCACTCATAATGAGGGGATGGAAGGGGAAAGGAACATCATTTGTTGTTTCAGCACCAATAAGCAAACCTTCAACATGTGGAACGATGATTGGCATAAAGGTTATGAGATCCGGATAGAGATTGAAAGCCTCAACCTTGCCTAGTTTTTTGGCtggcaaaaagaaagaaattttgtgACCTCTCTGTGCTAGTTTGTTGGCCATATGAATGAATGGAGTAATATGGCCAATGGCAACCCATGGATACATTGCAATGCGAAAAGTTTTCCCTACCATAATTGATGAGTGTTGTGATTATATTCCACAAAAATACAAATTCTAGACAAACTCGAGTGCTTTAAATGCAATCCTTGAAATTGCTTGTGTAATTCAATGGTTAGAAACTTATTGTGTTGTTCTTTATTATAACCATGCTTGGTTTcttgcaaaataaaaaactaagtACTCAACTTTGGTAAGAagctgaaattttaaaattacatttgttAAAAAAACCAGTCTAACATACAATTATGCCTCAAGAATTGAACTTGCACTCATTTTGAGGCTAAGCTTTAGGGTATTCTAGATGGGTTACTTATCCTGCTTAGTAAAGGATTTAAACAGGCCACGATTCTGTTTGACAATCCGGAGGTGGTCCAAGCCTTGACTGATAATGGGATGGAAGATTTAGGAATCACTGTGCTTAGGAGGGTTCAACAGGTTATAAGATCTGAAGGTCAGTGGTGGATTAGGTATATATCTGAGAAAGACAACATAATTACAAATCAGCTGGCTAAGCTAAGTTTAGCACGGAAGTCAAGCTTACAAGTTTTCGATGATGCTCCCAATGAAGTTTTAGGGGTTTTACAACAAGACAAAACGAGTCGTGCttttaatcattataatttGATGTAAACTTTGGTTTTTGTTATttatcaccaaaaaaaaattactagatTTGTTTAAGAATGTTGTgattaagatttaaaatttcaaaattttaatatgttattgCAATATTTTAActtgtgtaaaatatttataaaacaaatatcgaaattaacattaaaacaaagttaattagaataaatattaaaagctaTTAATcgtgacttttttttttatgaatacaATATAAAGGGCGAAGGAATAGAGGATGAAAGAGTTCGAACCAATGTTATATAGGTGTTTGACAAGAGCCGTAATCACTCTTCCACTCAAATGTCAACAAAAGGTATAAGTGACTTCGTTGCAAGAGAATATTACCTTTCTTATAcataaatcataatattttctctaaaatattggaatatttaggtaaaaaaatattattaattatgaatAGTATTAAtcaattattagttttattttagtaaattaaaaataatttatactactatatataaaaggaaggcCTTCTTTTACATTGGTCTTTACTTCTTCTTTTTAACGTTTTTAACAATAAtggattaattttaattatggtgCCTCTACTTTTAGATTATATAGTATACCTGTCCTtgcttttctttccttttacatttttaacaataatggtttaatttcaattttggtccctatactaatctcaaatttgagatttactatttatactttaattgttgacataatttggtacctcaatatttaaaatgtcattagttagtccaaattttttattctaattagaATACTGATGTAAACTTAAAGAATTATTAATATCgttaaaatttttgtcaaaaatgccaaatgggagattgttgggttttttttttacctgcTCGTTCCTTGTATTGTTAGAATGAAATGGATTTTCTACTTGGGCCATGGGGAGATTTTGGGCCCGACATTGGTAGCTTAGTATGGTCCATAAAATGGTGGCATATTTTACAAAAACATTCCTATTGTTCGGCTAGGATAACTCTTCAACTAATCTCTTTAATGAAGCTATGAGTCTATCGAATAAGGATTGAGTATTTATCATTATCTTTTAAACTGTTTGAAGTTGTTTGGGAACTTGTTTAGGTATTCTTTGGAGAGTGTATTGATTGTATTGTGGGGTATTTGGGTGAGTGATTTGTGACAACTAGGGTCGGTATTGGGGTTGCAATTACTTCTTTGTGTAAGGGTAGATTGGGCTTAAGCCAATAGATAATCCGAACGattgttgaataaaatcattcactAGGCGAGGCTCTGCAAATGTATGACTGTTGTGTGGGAACTGTGTTAATGATATCATGTGTTAATTCTCTCCCTACTTTTCTTATTGCGTTACTTTgcatttaatatttctatttgtttctacTTTAATAATAGTTAGaatgaaattctttttcaaGTGCAAACCGAATGC
This genomic stretch from Gossypium raimondii isolate GPD5lz chromosome 6, ASM2569854v1, whole genome shotgun sequence harbors:
- the LOC105772168 gene encoding LOW QUALITY PROTEIN: cyanidin 3-O-galactoside 2''-O-xylosyltransferase FGGT1 (The sequence of the model RefSeq protein was modified relative to this genomic sequence to represent the inferred CDS: inserted 2 bases in 1 codon): MVGKTFRIAMYPWVAIGHITPFIHMANKLAQRGHKISFFLPAKKLGKVEAFNLYPDLITFMPIIVPHVEGLLIGAETTNDVPFPFHPLIMSAMDRTEPDIEAYLRELKPHFVFFDFTCWMPAFTRKLGIKSVLYCIISSGTIGYLLSPARKILERGLTGLDLLKPPKGFPSSSIKVRMFEAQGLAAVTTMDYGSGISFAERHLRSFSDCDAIGFKTCKEIEGPYCEYTGNQFEKPMLYAGPVVPEPQKMVLEERREKLLSNFEANTLIFCAFGSECVLKEDQFQELVLGLELTGLPFLVAIERVNGRGFVYGGWMPQQLILRHLSVGCFVTHCXGSLAEAMVNDCQLVLVPHVGDQIINARLMAGDLRIGVEVEKGEEDGLFTKDDVNKAVKALMDDDSDLGKEIRANHAKWKEFLLASSN